In one window of Dokdonia sp. PRO95 DNA:
- a CDS encoding LysR family transcriptional regulator: MHYTLHQLQVFLKVTDFKSITKAAEELHLTQPAVSIQIKNFQNQFPIPLTEVVGRQLFVTDFGEEIAAAARKIIAEVDAINYKTMAYQGQLSGKLKISIVSTGKYLMPYYITDFMNMHPGVDLEMDVTNKTRVVRHLEKNETDFALVSVVPDHIAIDKVRLIPNKLFLVGGRQHTYSGKTISKKDFDKLPVVYREKGSATRAAMENYIADRQLPTRKKIELTSNEAVKQAVISGIGISILPLVGLKNALTSGDAQIIPSKGLPITTHWNLIWQKSKQLSPTAQAFVSYLEEHKTALNEKHFGWLDTY; encoded by the coding sequence ATGCATTATACACTGCACCAGCTTCAAGTCTTCTTGAAGGTCACAGATTTTAAGAGCATCACAAAAGCTGCAGAGGAGCTACATCTCACGCAGCCAGCGGTCTCGATACAGATTAAAAACTTTCAAAATCAGTTTCCTATTCCGCTTACGGAGGTTGTGGGAAGGCAATTATTTGTAACAGATTTTGGTGAAGAAATTGCAGCTGCAGCACGTAAAATAATTGCCGAAGTAGATGCAATTAATTACAAAACGATGGCTTATCAAGGTCAGCTCTCGGGTAAATTAAAGATATCCATCGTCTCCACGGGTAAATATTTGATGCCCTATTACATCACAGATTTTATGAATATGCATCCTGGTGTCGATCTAGAGATGGATGTGACAAATAAAACGAGAGTGGTACGTCATCTTGAAAAAAACGAAACAGATTTTGCACTAGTATCTGTAGTTCCAGATCATATCGCGATAGATAAAGTGAGACTCATCCCTAACAAACTATTTTTAGTAGGAGGGAGGCAGCACACGTACTCAGGTAAAACCATTTCAAAAAAGGATTTTGATAAACTACCCGTGGTGTATAGAGAAAAAGGATCTGCAACACGGGCAGCTATGGAAAATTATATTGCAGACAGACAACTTCCTACTCGTAAAAAAATAGAGCTTACCTCAAACGAGGCGGTAAAGCAAGCTGTGATTTCTGGAATAGGGATTTCTATACTCCCGCTAGTGGGGCTTAAAAATGCACTTACGAGTGGTGATGCTCAAATCATCCCGAGCAAAGGATTGCCTATTACCACACACTGGAATCTCATCTGGCAAAAAAGCAAGCAGCTTTCTCCCACCGCACAAGCATTTGTGAGTTACCTCGAGGAGCATAAAACAGCGCTCAATGAGAAGCACTTTGGGTGGTTAGATACGTATTAA